From the genome of Gemmatimonadales bacterium, one region includes:
- a CDS encoding ABC transporter permease produces the protein MRLWPMLWKEMVQLRRDRFTLAMMLGIPAIQLVLFGYAIQTEVRHLPTVVLDESRTPESRRLIEVLRNTGDFDVVEQVQSRGELANRIEDGQASAGLVIPPRFMRDIERGATGRAQIIVDAADPLASTAALSGAVQAGSARAAELAGGGVARPARLEVRVRPLYNPGLRSAVFIVPGIIGVLLSLTLVLITSMAIVRERERGTLEQLIVTPIDKTSLMLGKILPFLLIGYIQITVILLLGRLLFQVPMLGSLPLLYLLSFAFIVASLALGLLMSTLVRSQVQAMQLSFLFLLPNILLSGFMFPREAMPAPAQWIGAALPLTYFLKILRGVLLKDVGLEHLWREGLILVGFAVALVALSVARFQKTIE, from the coding sequence ATGAGACTCTGGCCGATGCTGTGGAAGGAGATGGTGCAGCTCCGGCGCGACCGCTTCACCCTCGCCATGATGCTCGGCATCCCGGCGATCCAGCTGGTCCTCTTTGGCTACGCCATCCAGACCGAGGTGCGCCACCTCCCCACCGTGGTGCTGGACGAGTCGCGGACTCCGGAGAGCCGCCGGCTGATCGAGGTGCTGCGGAACACCGGCGACTTCGATGTGGTGGAGCAGGTCCAGAGCCGGGGCGAACTGGCGAATCGGATCGAAGACGGCCAGGCCAGCGCCGGCCTGGTCATCCCGCCGCGCTTTATGCGGGACATCGAGCGCGGTGCCACGGGGCGGGCCCAGATCATCGTCGACGCGGCCGACCCGCTGGCCTCGACGGCCGCCCTCTCCGGCGCCGTGCAGGCCGGGTCTGCCCGGGCCGCCGAGCTCGCGGGAGGCGGTGTGGCCCGGCCGGCCCGACTCGAGGTGCGGGTCCGGCCGCTGTACAACCCGGGCCTTCGGAGCGCGGTCTTCATCGTGCCCGGCATCATTGGTGTCCTGCTCTCGCTCACCCTGGTCCTCATCACCAGCATGGCCATCGTACGGGAGCGAGAGCGCGGCACTCTGGAGCAGCTCATCGTGACGCCGATCGACAAGACCAGTCTCATGCTGGGCAAGATCCTGCCGTTCCTGCTGATTGGCTACATCCAGATCACCGTCATCCTGCTCCTGGGCCGGCTGCTCTTCCAGGTGCCCATGCTGGGTAGCCTTCCGCTGCTCTACCTGCTGAGCTTCGCCTTCATCGTGGCCAGCCTCGCGCTGGGGCTGCTCATGTCCACCCTGGTGCGGAGCCAGGTCCAGGCGATGCAGCTGAGCTTCCTCTTCCTGCTGCCCAACATCCTGCTCTCAGGCTTCATGTTCCCCCGTGAGGCCATGCCAGCGCCCGCCCAGTGGATCGGCGCGGCGCTGCCGCTCACCTACTTCCTCAAAATTCTGCGCGGTGTGTTGTTGAAGGACGTGGGGCTGGAGCATCTCTGGCGCGAGGGTCTCATCCTGGTCGGATTTGCGGTCGCGCTGGTGGCGCTCAGCGTGGCGCGGTTCCAGAAGACAATTGAGTAG
- a CDS encoding ABC transporter ATP-binding protein produces MTATAPAEEAVVIHGLRKVFGTRVAVEGLELSIHRGEVFGLLGPNGSGKTTTIRMLCGLMTPTSGTATVVGHDVNREPEQIRRKIGYMSQRFGLYDDLTVAENIRFYASIYGLSGAERRKRTAELLAELGLEPRAGQLAGELSGGWKQRLALACATAHRPAMLFLDEPTAGVDPASRRLFWEWIYALARQGTTILVTTHYMDEAERCQRLAFLSRGRLIAVGTVAEVLAQFGQPSIEDVFIELQRRDEGAVV; encoded by the coding sequence ATGACGGCCACGGCGCCGGCAGAAGAGGCGGTGGTGATTCACGGCTTGCGGAAGGTCTTCGGCACCCGCGTCGCCGTGGAAGGGCTGGAGCTTTCCATCCATCGCGGTGAAGTGTTCGGCCTGCTGGGTCCCAACGGCTCCGGCAAGACCACCACCATCCGCATGCTCTGCGGCCTGATGACCCCGACCTCCGGCACCGCCACCGTGGTCGGCCACGACGTCAATCGGGAACCGGAGCAGATCCGGCGCAAGATCGGCTACATGTCCCAGCGCTTCGGGCTGTACGACGATCTGACCGTCGCCGAGAACATCCGGTTCTACGCCTCCATCTACGGCCTGAGTGGCGCCGAACGCCGGAAGCGCACCGCCGAGCTCCTCGCCGAGCTCGGCCTCGAGCCCCGAGCGGGCCAGCTCGCCGGCGAGCTGAGCGGCGGCTGGAAGCAGCGGCTGGCCCTGGCGTGCGCCACTGCGCACCGGCCGGCGATGCTCTTTCTCGACGAGCCCACGGCCGGCGTCGATCCGGCGTCGCGCCGGCTCTTCTGGGAGTGGATCTACGCGCTGGCCCGGCAGGGCACGACTATTCTGGTGACCACCCACTACATGGACGAAGCGGAGCGCTGCCAGCGGCTGGCGTTTCTCTCCCGCGGGCGCCTCATCGCCGTGGGCACCGTCGCCGAGGTGCTGGCGCAGTTCGGCCAGCCCTCGATCGAGGATGTGTTCATCGAGCTGCAGCGGCGGGACGAGGGGGCGGTGGTATGA
- the glgX gene encoding glycogen debranching protein GlgX encodes MTHVAAGSTSSLGAAWDGKGTSFALASDHATAVELCLFAATADAMTSDRVEMTRGEGGVWQAYLPGAGPGQLYGFRVHGPYAPEQGHRFNPAKLLLDPYARAVAGQVRRERAGGLASATEPSGVPSGVPAPDPADTAGTMPKSVVVDSGFDWAGDRAPRTPWERTVVYECHVKGMTMLHPEVPEALRGTYLGLASGPIIDHLQRLGVTAVELLPVHHAVTEARLAALGLVNYWGYNPIGYFAPDSRFASGDRGIQVAEFKTMVARLHRAGLEVILDVVYNHTAEGNHRGETLCFRGIDNAAYYRLESLDPSRYVDYSGCGNTLDIRRRRTLELVLESLRYWVAEMHVDGFRFDIAPVLGRVDSAMDPTAPFFELVRRDPILSGVKLIAEPWDLGPDGYQVGRFPAGWAEWNGKYRDAARRFWRGDTGAAGEMASRLTGSSDLYEAAARGPLASVNFVTCHDGFTLHDLVSYEHKHNEANGENNRDGSDHNLSRNWGVEGPADATQTVRRRERVKRDFLATLALSLGVPMISHGDEIGRTQAGNNNAYCHDSPLSWVDWRLTPAQRHLLEFTQSVFALRRRMPELNRREFFPHEQAGSWETRQLSWLRTDGTEMTADDWHDAARHVLGMLIRNQARDPVLLLWLNGGGRTARCTVPAPTHSGTWSCVIDTEQDAVNRPQACGDGVRVAPHALVLLLWEAR; translated from the coding sequence ATGACGCACGTCGCTGCTGGGTCGACGTCTTCGCTGGGCGCTGCCTGGGACGGGAAGGGCACCAGCTTCGCGCTCGCTTCCGACCATGCCACCGCCGTCGAGCTCTGTCTCTTCGCGGCGACCGCCGACGCCATGACGTCGGATCGGGTGGAGATGACCCGCGGCGAAGGAGGCGTGTGGCAGGCGTACCTGCCGGGCGCCGGACCAGGGCAGCTCTACGGCTTCCGGGTGCACGGCCCCTACGCACCGGAGCAGGGCCACCGGTTCAACCCCGCCAAGCTGCTGCTGGACCCCTATGCCCGGGCCGTGGCCGGCCAGGTCCGCCGGGAGCGCGCCGGTGGGCTCGCGTCCGCCACCGAGCCATCGGGCGTGCCGTCGGGCGTGCCCGCGCCGGACCCCGCGGATACCGCCGGCACGATGCCCAAGTCGGTGGTGGTCGATTCCGGCTTCGATTGGGCCGGGGACCGGGCACCACGGACCCCATGGGAACGTACCGTCGTCTACGAGTGCCACGTCAAAGGGATGACGATGCTGCACCCGGAGGTGCCGGAGGCGCTGCGTGGCACCTATCTCGGACTCGCCAGCGGGCCGATCATCGATCACCTGCAGCGGCTCGGCGTCACCGCGGTCGAGCTGCTCCCGGTGCACCACGCGGTGACCGAGGCGCGCCTCGCGGCGCTGGGACTGGTGAACTACTGGGGCTACAACCCCATCGGCTACTTCGCGCCGGACTCCCGGTTCGCCAGCGGCGACCGCGGGATCCAGGTCGCCGAGTTCAAGACCATGGTGGCGCGGCTGCACCGGGCGGGGCTCGAAGTCATCCTCGACGTGGTCTACAACCATACGGCCGAAGGCAATCATCGGGGCGAGACTCTCTGCTTCCGCGGGATCGACAACGCGGCGTACTATCGGTTGGAATCGCTCGATCCCAGCCGGTACGTCGACTATAGCGGCTGCGGGAACACGCTCGACATCCGACGACGTCGCACCCTCGAGCTGGTACTGGAGAGCCTCCGCTACTGGGTGGCGGAGATGCACGTGGACGGGTTCCGCTTCGATATCGCACCGGTGCTGGGCCGGGTGGACAGCGCGATGGACCCAACCGCTCCCTTCTTCGAGCTGGTGCGGCGGGACCCGATCCTGTCGGGGGTCAAGCTGATCGCGGAGCCCTGGGACCTCGGTCCCGATGGATATCAGGTCGGCCGCTTCCCGGCGGGCTGGGCCGAGTGGAACGGGAAGTACCGGGACGCGGCCCGCCGGTTCTGGCGGGGCGACACCGGCGCGGCGGGCGAGATGGCCTCCCGGCTCACCGGGAGCAGCGACCTGTACGAGGCAGCGGCCCGAGGTCCGCTGGCCAGCGTCAACTTCGTCACCTGCCACGACGGCTTCACCCTGCACGATCTGGTCAGCTACGAGCACAAGCACAACGAGGCCAACGGGGAGAACAACCGCGACGGCTCCGATCACAACCTGAGCCGGAACTGGGGAGTGGAAGGTCCCGCCGACGCGACCCAGACCGTGCGGCGGCGAGAGCGGGTCAAGCGGGACTTTCTCGCCACCCTGGCGTTATCACTCGGAGTACCGATGATCTCCCACGGCGACGAGATCGGCCGCACCCAGGCCGGGAACAACAACGCCTACTGCCACGACAGCCCGCTCAGCTGGGTCGACTGGCGGCTCACCCCCGCCCAGCGGCACCTCCTCGAGTTCACCCAGAGCGTCTTCGCGCTGCGGCGCCGCATGCCGGAGCTCAACCGGCGTGAGTTCTTTCCTCACGAGCAGGCCGGCTCCTGGGAAACCCGGCAGCTCTCCTGGCTCCGGACCGACGGCACCGAGATGACGGCGGATGACTGGCACGACGCGGCGAGACACGTGCTCGGCATGCTGATCCGGAACCAGGCGCGGGATCCGGTCCTGCTGCTGTGGCTCAACGGGGGAGGCCGGACCGCCCGGTGCACCGTGCCGGCCCCCACGCACTCGGGAACCTGGAGCTGCGTCATCGACACCGAGCAGGATGCGGTCAACCGCCCTCAGGCCTGCGGAGACGGCGTCCGGGTCGCGCCGCACGCCCTGGTGCTGCTCCTCTGGGAGGCGCGGTGA